A window from gamma proteobacterium SS-5 encodes these proteins:
- a CDS encoding AlpA family transcriptional regulator: MQNESQYRTRLIRRREVERLTGLSRSSIYARLKPNPNRPSDFDPDFPRPVQLGPKAVGWVEGEVLQWVEGRIAASRDKECGQ, from the coding sequence ATGCAAAATGAATCCCAGTACAGAACACGTCTGATCCGTCGGCGTGAGGTTGAGCGACTGACCGGCCTTTCCCGCTCATCCATTTACGCCCGGTTAAAGCCCAACCCAAATCGCCCCAGCGATTTCGACCCCGACTTTCCACGCCCCGTCCAGCTTGGTCCAAAAGCGGTTGGTTGGGTTGAAGGGGAGGTTCTCCAATGGGTTGAGGGCCGAATTGCAGCAAGTCGGGACAAGGAGTGCGGGCAATGA
- a CDS encoding helix-turn-helix transcriptional regulator, whose translation MQIGTIIREIREAQKATLEEIALAAGTNPSNLSRIERGVQGYSADTLAKIANALGVTVSQLHQRAESTELDPATEIHRISHRLAALTPENRELVDDFITLLLRRQGT comes from the coding sequence ATGCAGATCGGCACCATCATTCGTGAAATTCGGGAAGCGCAGAAGGCGACGCTGGAGGAGATTGCGCTCGCTGCCGGCACCAATCCCAGCAATTTGTCCCGGATCGAGCGCGGCGTTCAGGGCTATTCCGCTGATACTCTGGCAAAAATTGCCAACGCCCTCGGCGTTACGGTCTCGCAGCTGCACCAGCGCGCCGAATCCACTGAGCTTGATCCCGCAACCGAAATCCATCGGATCAGCCATCGCCTGGCTGCCCTGACCCCGGAAAACCGCGAACTGGTGGATGACTTCATCACCCTCTTGTTGCGGCGCCAGGGTACTTGA
- a CDS encoding restriction endonuclease subunit S produces the protein MSDWTKTTLGEIANFQNGFAFKPEDWGQEGLPIIRIQNLTGTSEALNKTNRVVPEQYHVDCGDLLFSWSASLGVFIWDRGEALLNQHIFKVTPSNRVERDFLFFLLKSQIVKLLQKTHGSTMRHVTKRDFERTVISLPPLPEQRRIVDILNHADSICRLRRQAEQKASEIIPALFIEMFGDPVENPRGWELRPLGEVLTRIDGGWSPKCGNRPAKEEEWGVLKLSAVTYGNYRPSENKILPDTLSPRAEIKVHVGDVLFTRKNTRELVGAVAYVEEAPGNLMLADTIFRLVPNETIKMTPRYLWAVLGSSPMRPTIQALATGAANSMPNISKARLKTIPIPLPPVEMQRLFAERVEAIRATQAQQTRMAETAEATLQALMARYFDAPPELAAA, from the coding sequence ATGAGTGACTGGACAAAGACCACCCTGGGAGAAATCGCAAATTTCCAAAACGGCTTTGCCTTTAAGCCTGAAGATTGGGGCCAAGAGGGTCTGCCAATTATCCGAATTCAAAATCTCACCGGCACATCTGAGGCCCTGAACAAAACTAACCGAGTCGTTCCTGAGCAATATCATGTAGATTGCGGTGACCTTCTGTTCTCGTGGAGTGCCAGCCTTGGCGTTTTTATTTGGGACAGAGGAGAGGCGCTATTAAATCAGCACATTTTTAAAGTCACTCCCTCAAATAGAGTGGAGCGAGATTTTCTCTTTTTTCTACTTAAAAGCCAGATCGTAAAGTTGCTGCAAAAGACTCACGGCTCTACGATGCGCCACGTTACCAAGCGAGACTTTGAGCGAACCGTTATCTCGCTCCCGCCCCTCCCCGAACAACGCCGGATTGTGGACATCCTCAACCACGCCGACAGCATCTGCCGCCTGCGTCGCCAGGCCGAGCAAAAGGCTAGCGAGATCATCCCCGCTCTGTTCATCGAAATGTTCGGCGACCCGGTAGAGAATCCGCGGGGGTGGGAGTTGCGCCCCCTTGGCGAAGTTCTGACACGCATTGATGGAGGCTGGAGCCCGAAATGTGGAAATAGGCCGGCGAAGGAAGAGGAATGGGGTGTTTTGAAGCTCAGTGCAGTCACTTATGGCAATTACAGGCCGAGCGAAAACAAAATACTTCCTGATACGTTATCCCCCAGGGCGGAGATCAAAGTCCATGTGGGTGATGTTCTCTTTACACGAAAAAACACGAGGGAACTGGTTGGAGCGGTTGCCTATGTCGAGGAAGCGCCGGGCAATCTGATGCTGGCGGATACGATTTTCCGCCTCGTCCCCAACGAAACCATCAAGATGACGCCCCGTTACCTCTGGGCAGTTCTTGGCTCCAGCCCCATGCGCCCAACTATTCAAGCGCTCGCAACCGGTGCTGCGAACTCGATGCCCAACATTTCCAAAGCTCGACTCAAGACGATCCCGATTCCTTTGCCGCCGGTCGAGATGCAGCGCCTGTTTGCGGAACGAGTCGAAGCTATCCGAGCGACCCAGGCTCAACAAACCCGCATGGCCGAAACCGCCGAGGCCACCCTGCAAGCGCTGATGGCCCGCTATTTCGACGCACCGCCGGAGTTAGCCGCCGCATAA
- a CDS encoding ImmA/IrrE family metallo-endopeptidase → MQKLLNKAAVAEALTLNGLTQKELAERLDVSPQAITNWMKGKDFPRPAALLKLAAALRLTFDQLTVSQNEGRPIVAFRKKGNAKTTAAHIAKAEAIGLLLRPLVPYLSEIQALRPLITSPGTDYQRLQTIVAQTRKHLGLGESAVLRYEHLIGEFNRAGAILVPVLWGDKQRHENALHIRLPQEDVTFIFLNLDTRIEDFKFWMAHELAHVYTPDWTGQDKGEDFADAFAGALLFPEACAAPLYDEAKGQPQRDALHRLQAQAHHHSISLNTVFQQVQHYAQAKGYAPLPLRDKDIHVVRTSRSGPLITEALFEPAPPAPDRYLAACEHSFQSDFFNGLRRMIHEQGTGAGYLQQVLDIAPLDAKALYEELAR, encoded by the coding sequence ATGCAAAAGCTCCTCAACAAAGCGGCGGTCGCCGAGGCCCTGACCCTAAACGGGCTGACCCAGAAAGAACTGGCGGAACGCCTGGATGTCTCCCCCCAAGCCATCACCAACTGGATGAAGGGCAAGGACTTCCCCCGGCCTGCGGCCCTGCTGAAGCTGGCCGCGGCGCTGAGGCTGACCTTCGACCAGCTGACCGTTTCGCAGAACGAAGGGCGGCCGATTGTCGCCTTTCGCAAAAAGGGCAACGCGAAGACCACGGCAGCCCATATCGCCAAGGCCGAGGCCATCGGCCTGCTGCTACGGCCCTTGGTGCCCTATCTATCCGAGATCCAGGCACTGCGGCCGCTGATCACCTCGCCAGGTACCGACTACCAGCGGTTGCAGACGATTGTTGCCCAAACCCGCAAGCACCTGGGCCTGGGGGAGTCGGCGGTGCTGCGCTACGAACACCTGATTGGCGAATTCAACCGGGCGGGGGCGATCTTGGTGCCGGTCCTCTGGGGTGACAAGCAGCGCCATGAGAACGCTCTGCATATCCGCCTGCCCCAGGAGGATGTAACCTTCATCTTCCTCAACCTCGATACCCGCATCGAGGACTTCAAGTTCTGGATGGCCCACGAGCTCGCGCATGTTTACACCCCGGATTGGACCGGGCAGGACAAGGGCGAAGATTTTGCCGACGCCTTTGCCGGCGCGCTCCTGTTCCCCGAGGCCTGCGCCGCGCCACTCTATGACGAGGCCAAGGGCCAACCCCAGCGGGATGCGCTCCATCGGCTCCAGGCGCAGGCGCACCACCACAGCATTTCCCTGAACACCGTATTCCAGCAGGTTCAGCACTACGCCCAGGCGAAGGGTTACGCCCCGCTACCCCTGCGTGACAAGGATATCCATGTCGTCCGCACTAGCCGCTCAGGGCCTTTGATTACTGAGGCGCTGTTTGAGCCGGCACCGCCCGCGCCCGATCGTTACCTGGCGGCCTGTGAGCACAGCTTCCAGTCCGATTTCTTCAACGGCCTACGGCGCATGATTCACGAACAAGGCACGGGGGCCGGCTATCTCCAGCAGGTCTTGGACATTGCCCCTCTGGATGCGAAGGCGCTGTACGAGGAACTGGCGCGTTAA
- a CDS encoding ImmA/IrrE family metallo-endopeptidase has protein sequence MTFDVNSFLSAGRKPMPTQNDEGKPHQLDLFEVDEVRSILDQLLDDSRLYRKSQRYIDLLDFASRLRNFAPFNAMLLNIQKPGLTYAASAYDWRVKFERHPKKDARPLVILWPFGPVAFVYDVQDTEGKDLPDGVYCFYASGPVDEAAIARFIDLAKKKNIICTMIDAGDSKAGSIQREGKLLPKKPGAKVKPNSYSYSLKINKNHCAPTQFATLAHELGHLFLGHLDKDNELNIPDRSKLSHHQEELEAESVAYLLCKRNGVETKSDSYLATYVKTNITINNLDMYQVMRAAGRVEEVLGLTAHNTFEDPKKKKLKRKKAK, from the coding sequence ATGACCTTTGACGTCAATTCATTTCTCTCAGCAGGAAGAAAGCCGATGCCGACCCAGAACGATGAAGGCAAGCCACATCAATTGGATCTGTTTGAAGTTGACGAAGTCCGGTCGATCCTGGATCAGTTGCTCGATGATTCGCGGCTGTACAGGAAAAGCCAGCGCTACATCGATCTGCTGGATTTTGCATCCCGCCTGCGCAATTTCGCCCCCTTCAATGCCATGCTGCTCAATATTCAGAAGCCTGGCCTGACCTATGCCGCCTCAGCCTATGATTGGAGGGTAAAATTTGAACGTCACCCCAAGAAAGATGCGAGGCCATTGGTAATCCTTTGGCCCTTTGGCCCGGTTGCCTTTGTCTATGATGTGCAGGATACAGAAGGAAAAGACCTACCCGATGGCGTTTACTGTTTTTACGCCAGTGGCCCAGTGGATGAAGCTGCAATAGCGCGATTTATCGATCTTGCGAAAAAGAAGAATATTATTTGCACCATGATTGACGCAGGAGATAGCAAAGCAGGCTCTATTCAGCGTGAAGGAAAACTATTGCCAAAAAAGCCAGGAGCTAAAGTAAAACCAAATTCGTACAGCTACAGTCTGAAAATCAATAAGAATCACTGTGCGCCAACTCAATTCGCAACACTTGCTCATGAGCTAGGTCATCTTTTTCTAGGGCACTTGGACAAAGACAACGAATTGAACATTCCAGACAGGAGTAAGTTGTCACATCATCAGGAAGAACTTGAGGCAGAATCTGTTGCTTACCTGCTTTGCAAAAGAAACGGCGTGGAGACAAAATCAGACAGTTACTTGGCGACCTATGTCAAGACAAACATAACCATCAATAATCTGGATATGTATCAAGTCATGAGAGCAGCTGGCAGAGTAGAGGAGGTACTTGGCCTGACCGCGCACAATACATTTGAAGACCCCAAGAAAAAAAAGCTGAAACGAAAGAAAGCGAAGTGA
- a CDS encoding tyrosine-type recombinase/integrase: MGKLTDLQIKAWIKNGERFEGRSDGGGLYLRFRPDYATPMWRFRYKFSGKPRWVELGSYRTLSLAEARKVAKEMKARVALGYDVAMEKRERKQEALEKIEAAKRIYTVAALADEFFEARILGRWKHPNIVRSRIEKDIKPAIGKLALNEVRPSHVDALLKGIVARGAPSIATDVMRWGKRMFDYAIKRELVDKNPFAVFDPSDAGGTEKARTRWLTRDELARLLQVMKDAPGWSVENGITVKLLLMLAVRKQELIAARIEEFDLDNAVWHLPAERTKTEAAVDIPLPRQAVELLRELVRLAGRSQWLLPARKMQSRMIPHIDLNTVNAAMAKSIRPLMGPDCEPFSPHDFRRTARTHLEALSVAPHICERCLNHKIKGIVGVYNRHDYFEERKVALQRWADLLSSLENSANVVPIGEGLLRKAG, encoded by the coding sequence ATGGGCAAACTCACAGACTTGCAGATCAAGGCCTGGATCAAGAACGGCGAGCGTTTTGAGGGGCGGTCCGATGGAGGTGGCCTCTATCTGCGCTTTCGCCCCGATTACGCGACCCCCATGTGGCGCTTCCGCTATAAATTCTCTGGCAAACCGCGCTGGGTGGAGCTGGGCAGTTACCGGACCCTGAGCTTGGCTGAGGCGCGCAAGGTAGCCAAGGAAATGAAGGCGCGGGTTGCCTTGGGCTATGACGTGGCCATGGAGAAGCGCGAGCGCAAGCAGGAGGCCCTGGAGAAAATCGAGGCGGCAAAGCGCATATACACCGTGGCCGCGCTGGCCGACGAATTTTTTGAGGCCCGGATTCTGGGGCGCTGGAAGCACCCAAACATCGTACGCTCCCGCATTGAGAAAGACATCAAGCCCGCCATCGGCAAGCTGGCCTTGAACGAGGTCCGCCCCAGCCATGTGGACGCGCTGCTCAAGGGTATCGTTGCCCGAGGTGCGCCCAGCATCGCCACCGATGTGATGCGCTGGGGCAAGCGGATGTTCGACTATGCCATCAAGCGCGAACTGGTGGACAAGAACCCCTTTGCGGTTTTCGATCCTTCCGACGCCGGTGGCACCGAAAAGGCACGGACGCGCTGGCTGACCCGTGACGAGCTGGCCAGGTTGTTGCAAGTGATGAAAGACGCACCCGGCTGGTCGGTGGAAAACGGCATCACGGTCAAGCTGCTGTTGATGCTGGCTGTGCGCAAGCAGGAGCTGATCGCCGCCCGCATTGAGGAATTTGATTTGGACAATGCGGTCTGGCACTTACCCGCCGAGCGCACCAAAACCGAAGCGGCCGTTGACATCCCCCTACCCCGGCAGGCGGTCGAACTGCTGCGTGAATTGGTGCGTCTTGCGGGCCGCAGCCAATGGCTGTTGCCGGCCCGCAAAATGCAGAGCCGGATGATTCCGCATATCGACCTGAACACGGTCAACGCCGCCATGGCCAAGAGCATTCGCCCGCTGATGGGACCTGACTGCGAACCCTTCAGTCCCCATGATTTTCGCCGTACCGCCCGCACCCACCTGGAGGCGCTGAGCGTGGCCCCGCACATCTGTGAGCGCTGCCTGAACCACAAGATCAAGGGAATTGTCGGCGTCTATAACCGCCACGATTATTTCGAAGAGCGCAAAGTAGCGCTGCAGCGTTGGGCCGACCTGCTCAGCAGCCTGGAAAATAGTGCCAACGTGGTGCCGATTGGCGAGGGCCTGCTGCGCAAGGCCGGTTGA
- a CDS encoding type II toxin-antitoxin system MqsA family antitoxin produces the protein MNAPCPLCGGECAPGETTFTTDLGFGVVVIRHVPALVCQCCGEDWLEDATAEQLETMVAEARRKHSTVEIAEWRERIAA, from the coding sequence ATGAACGCACCCTGCCCCCTCTGCGGCGGCGAATGCGCCCCCGGCGAAACCACCTTCACCACTGACCTGGGCTTTGGCGTGGTGGTCATCCGCCATGTGCCCGCCCTGGTCTGTCAATGCTGCGGCGAAGACTGGCTGGAAGACGCCACTGCTGAACAACTGGAGACCATGGTAGCCGAGGCCCGGCGCAAGCACAGCACCGTGGAAATCGCCGAATGGCGCGAGCGGATTGCGGCTTGA
- a CDS encoding ATP-binding protein, with product MLNQQTTEHLRALKLTGMLDALEQQREQPETHDLAFEERLALLVEREVLHRENRRLGRLLKAAKLRIHACVEDIDYRHPRGLEKARLAALASCDWVRQAHNLCITGPTGCGKTWLACALGNQACRHGLAVRYLRLPTLFEQLRIAHGDGSYPRLMNQLLKMDLLILDDWGIQKVTAAQRHDLMEVIEDRHGRRSTLIASQLPVEHWHDLIGEATLADAILDRLLHGAHRLPLRGESMRKMTPS from the coding sequence ATGTTGAACCAACAGACCACCGAACACCTGCGCGCCCTCAAGCTGACCGGCATGCTGGATGCCCTGGAACAGCAACGGGAGCAACCCGAAACCCACGATCTGGCCTTCGAGGAGCGCCTGGCGCTCTTGGTGGAGCGGGAGGTGCTGCACCGGGAGAACCGGCGTCTGGGGCGCCTGCTCAAGGCCGCCAAGTTGCGTATCCACGCCTGTGTCGAGGACATCGACTACCGCCATCCCCGCGGCTTGGAGAAGGCCCGCCTGGCGGCGCTGGCGAGCTGTGACTGGGTCCGCCAGGCCCATAACCTCTGCATCACCGGTCCCACCGGCTGTGGCAAGACCTGGCTGGCCTGTGCCTTGGGCAATCAGGCGTGTCGGCACGGCTTGGCGGTGCGCTACCTGCGCCTGCCCACGCTGTTCGAACAGCTACGCATCGCCCACGGCGACGGCTCCTACCCGCGTCTGATGAACCAGCTGCTGAAGATGGATCTGCTGATCCTGGATGACTGGGGCATCCAGAAGGTGACGGCCGCCCAACGGCACGACCTGATGGAGGTGATCGAGGACCGCCACGGCCGACGCTCCACGTTGATCGCCAGTCAGCTACCCGTCGAACACTGGCATGATCTCATCGGCGAGGCGACGCTGGCAGACGCCATTCTCGACCGCCTTTTGCACGGTGCCCATCGGCTCCCACTGCGCGGCGAGTCGATGCGGAAAATGACGCCGAGTTGA
- a CDS encoding YicC family protein, whose protein sequence is MIHSMTAFARSEQRTELGELIWELRSVNHRYLEPGLRLPEELRQMEGAVRERLGARLSRGKIDASLRFQPAASSRGDIQLNDAIAQQVFSAAEHLSHKIGRQMQLPSLMDLLQWPGVVEQRRPDLSPVIEQALVLLDQAMEQLIANRQREGARLAELIQQRCSAMRQQVEQVQEQMPRVIAGVRKRLRERLDELSGELEPGRLEQEMVILSQRLDVDEEMDRLLTHISEVEAVMQRQEPVGRRLDFLMQELNREANTLGSKSNDLSITQCGMEMKVLIEQMREQVQNIE, encoded by the coding sequence ATGATCCACAGCATGACCGCATTTGCCCGCAGCGAGCAGCGTACCGAACTGGGCGAGCTGATCTGGGAGCTGCGCTCGGTCAACCACCGTTACCTGGAGCCCGGCCTGCGCCTGCCGGAAGAGCTGCGGCAGATGGAGGGCGCGGTGCGAGAGCGCCTGGGGGCGCGCCTGAGCCGGGGCAAGATCGACGCCAGCCTGCGCTTTCAGCCCGCCGCCAGCAGCCGTGGTGATATCCAGCTGAACGACGCCATTGCCCAGCAGGTATTCTCTGCCGCCGAGCACTTAAGCCACAAGATCGGCCGCCAGATGCAGCTGCCCAGCCTGATGGATCTGCTGCAATGGCCCGGCGTGGTGGAGCAGCGGCGACCCGACCTGAGCCCGGTGATCGAACAGGCCCTGGTCCTGCTGGATCAGGCCATGGAACAGCTGATCGCCAACCGCCAGCGCGAGGGCGCGCGCCTGGCCGAGCTGATCCAGCAACGCTGTAGCGCCATGCGACAGCAGGTGGAACAGGTGCAGGAACAGATGCCCAGGGTCATCGCCGGGGTCCGCAAGCGCCTGCGTGAACGTCTCGACGAACTCAGCGGCGAGCTGGAGCCAGGCCGCCTGGAGCAGGAGATGGTCATCCTCAGCCAACGCCTGGACGTGGATGAGGAAATGGACCGGCTGCTCACCCACATCAGCGAGGTGGAGGCGGTCATGCAACGCCAGGAGCCGGTCGGCCGCCGCCTTGACTTTCTGATGCAGGAACTCAACCGCGAGGCCAATACCCTGGGCTCAAAATCCAACGACCTGAGCATCACCCAATGCGGCATGGAGATGAAGGTGCTGATCGAACAGATGCGCGAGCAGGTGCAGAACATTGAGTGA
- a CDS encoding IS1595 family transposase — MKNRVQFQKGYSLTEFLRDYGTEEQCRQALFRWRWPEGYVCPECGGRKYCTLPSRGGLFQCNHCHHQHSLTSRTIFDSSKLPLTTWFLAMHLLTQAKTGLSALALHRQLGVSYNTAWSMKHKLMQVMKERDDGYTLSGTIQLDDVYWGGEHRGGKVGRGSPNKTPFVAAVSTTDAGHPLYMNLQVVKGFRSAEILKWSRNQLAPGSTVYSDGLACFRAVTAADCQHIPIVTGGGPDSVKHEEFTWVNTMIGNVKNAVTGVYHAMQHKHLPRYLAEYCYRFNRRFALETLLPRLGWAAARTPPMPYQLLKMAEVYG; from the coding sequence ATGAAAAACCGAGTGCAATTCCAGAAAGGCTACAGTCTAACTGAATTTCTGCGTGACTACGGCACGGAGGAACAGTGTCGCCAGGCCCTGTTTCGATGGCGCTGGCCAGAGGGCTATGTATGTCCCGAGTGTGGTGGCCGGAAGTACTGCACCCTGCCATCCCGGGGTGGACTGTTTCAGTGCAATCATTGCCATCACCAGCATTCATTGACCAGTCGCACGATCTTTGACTCCAGCAAGCTACCGCTGACGACCTGGTTTCTGGCCATGCACCTGCTGACGCAGGCGAAGACGGGGCTGTCCGCCTTGGCACTGCACCGGCAACTGGGCGTCTCCTACAACACTGCTTGGAGCATGAAGCACAAGCTGATGCAGGTGATGAAAGAACGGGATGACGGCTATACCCTATCCGGGACCATCCAGCTGGATGATGTTTACTGGGGTGGAGAGCATCGGGGTGGCAAGGTGGGTCGCGGCTCACCCAACAAGACCCCCTTTGTGGCGGCGGTTTCCACCACTGACGCGGGCCATCCGCTGTACATGAACCTGCAGGTAGTCAAGGGATTCCGCTCTGCCGAGATCCTGAAGTGGTCTCGCAACCAGTTGGCACCCGGCAGCACCGTCTACAGCGATGGTCTGGCCTGCTTTCGCGCCGTCACGGCCGCGGATTGTCAGCACATCCCGATTGTCACCGGCGGCGGTCCCGATAGCGTAAAGCATGAGGAATTCACCTGGGTCAACACGATGATCGGCAACGTCAAGAATGCCGTCACGGGTGTTTACCATGCCATGCAGCATAAGCACCTGCCACGCTATCTGGCTGAATACTGCTACCGCTTCAACCGACGCTTTGCTCTGGAGACGCTCCTGCCCCGGCTGGGCTGGGCCGCTGCACGAACGCCACCGATGCCGTACCAGCTCCTGAAGATGGCTGAGGTTTATGGGTAA
- a CDS encoding DUF3987 domain-containing protein, protein MTGVAIGKLAEIEERSGHRHFPSLFWLVIASSGERKSPVFKHMAAPLESWSIRQEAAFAEAMAGFRAKTTAIDTAISGLKSAGRKMSDLSLLEEQLAELERQRPEPPVKPMLFSADVTEERLFQKLHERGGEFAVLSAEARPILDNIMGRYSSGGRTGDAIYLAATSGDTITRDRVGSEGRAEERVVWRPVLTVCGMCQADKYIELASHPALRASGALARIWPAWLLSLVGERLEDVGEVGLQDELMGPFRRLLTTLLRFREQGSPRLEQPHLASLSAEAAELRRLLHNQIEARMGAGGDLVDVRDIASKAVSNICKLALILHLADAPELLEQETSVIDEDCWRRAESIGSWHLAEAVRAQRVAGENPLLDGARRTLDWLRRERMVTVKGIDLQQYGPRPRPSGREAGEILELLADHGYLLEDPALSKRKPVYRVNPHVHDA, encoded by the coding sequence GTGACTGGTGTTGCCATAGGCAAATTGGCGGAAATTGAGGAGCGTTCCGGCCATCGGCATTTTCCCAGCTTGTTTTGGCTGGTAATCGCCAGTTCCGGCGAAAGGAAATCACCTGTTTTTAAGCACATGGCAGCACCGCTTGAAAGTTGGTCGATCCGTCAAGAAGCAGCCTTTGCCGAAGCCATGGCGGGATTTCGCGCAAAGACTACAGCCATCGATACCGCCATCAGTGGTCTGAAGAGCGCTGGCCGAAAGATGTCTGATCTTTCGCTGCTCGAAGAGCAACTCGCCGAACTTGAACGCCAGAGGCCAGAACCGCCTGTCAAGCCGATGCTCTTTAGCGCTGATGTGACTGAAGAACGTTTGTTTCAAAAATTGCACGAGCGTGGTGGTGAGTTTGCCGTCCTTTCGGCTGAAGCGCGGCCAATATTGGACAACATCATGGGGCGTTATAGCAGTGGAGGCCGGACCGGAGACGCCATTTATTTAGCGGCCACTTCGGGCGACACCATTACGCGGGATCGAGTGGGCTCAGAGGGACGGGCAGAGGAGCGTGTTGTCTGGCGTCCAGTTTTGACCGTATGCGGCATGTGCCAAGCGGACAAGTACATCGAACTCGCCAGCCACCCCGCCCTGCGTGCCTCTGGGGCATTGGCGCGCATCTGGCCGGCATGGCTGCTCTCACTGGTAGGTGAGCGCCTGGAGGATGTCGGCGAGGTCGGCTTGCAGGATGAACTGATGGGGCCTTTCCGGCGCCTGCTGACCACACTGCTGCGCTTCCGGGAGCAGGGTAGCCCTCGGCTGGAGCAGCCTCATCTGGCCTCCTTGAGCGCTGAAGCGGCGGAGTTGCGGCGGTTGCTGCACAACCAGATCGAAGCGCGCATGGGCGCTGGCGGCGATCTGGTGGATGTGCGCGACATCGCCAGCAAGGCGGTATCGAACATCTGCAAACTGGCGCTGATCCTGCATCTGGCGGATGCGCCGGAGCTTCTGGAGCAGGAAACCTCAGTGATTGACGAAGATTGCTGGCGGCGGGCTGAGTCCATTGGCAGCTGGCATTTGGCTGAGGCGGTCCGCGCCCAGCGTGTTGCCGGGGAAAACCCCTTGCTGGATGGTGCGCGCCGGACCCTGGATTGGCTCAGGCGCGAACGCATGGTGACGGTCAAGGGTATTGATCTGCAGCAGTACGGCCCTCGGCCGCGACCCAGTGGCAGAGAGGCCGGGGAGATTCTGGAGCTGCTGGCCGACCACGGCTATCTGCTGGAAGACCCGGCGCTGAGCAAGCGCAAGCCGGTGTACCGGGTGAATCCCCATGTGCATGACGCCTGA
- a CDS encoding DUF4258 domain-containing protein yields MTGLSWNLADLRHCLDSGRIQWRKHALERMLERGISRAEVLASLRQGEIIASYPEDRPIPSALLHANQEPPLHVVAALDKASATCYVITCYRPDAEHFGPDLKTRIKP; encoded by the coding sequence ATGACAGGACTCAGCTGGAACCTGGCCGACCTGCGCCACTGTCTCGACAGCGGCCGCATCCAATGGCGCAAGCACGCCCTGGAGCGCATGCTGGAGCGCGGCATCAGCCGCGCCGAGGTGCTGGCCAGCCTGCGCCAGGGCGAGATTATCGCCAGCTATCCCGAGGACCGGCCAATCCCCAGCGCCCTGCTCCATGCCAACCAGGAACCGCCCCTGCATGTGGTCGCTGCTCTCGACAAGGCCAGCGCCACCTGCTATGTCATCACCTGCTACCGCCCCGATGCCGAGCACTTCGGCCCGGACCTGAAGACGAGGATCAAACCATGA